The following are encoded together in the Panicum virgatum strain AP13 chromosome 6K, P.virgatum_v5, whole genome shotgun sequence genome:
- the LOC120713333 gene encoding uncharacterized protein LOC120713333, which yields MAGGHERRTMRIFDSGGANQDRSGSSRPNVVSGREMRPRERMRAVVADIVEESDGGSSSDDDVEDELYRVEQRHGKAPAQESSSEEEADGDDEEEEENEGREENLTYPII from the coding sequence ATGGCAGGAGGTCATGAGAGGAGGACAATGCGCATATTTGATAGTGGCGGGGCAAATCAAGATAGGAGCGGTTCTAGTCGCCCCAATGTGGTCAGTGGCAGAGAGATGAGGCCAAGAGAGAGAATGAGAGCAGTAGTAGCTGATATTGTTGAGGAAAGTGATGGTGGATCTTctagtgatgatgatgttgaGGATGAGCTCTACAGAGTTGAGCAGAGGCATGGAAAGGCCCCAGCTCAGGAAAGCAGCAGTGAAGAAGAAGCtgatggagatgatgaggaagaagaggaaaatgAGGGAAGGGAAGAAAATCTCACCTATCCCATTATATAG